The Helicobacter pylori genome includes a window with the following:
- a CDS encoding 4Fe-4S dicluster domain-containing protein — translation MAKMSAPDGVAVWVNEDRCKGCDICVSVCPAGVLGMGVEKERVLGKVAKVAYPESCIGCVQCELHCPDFAIYVADRKDFKFAKVSKEAQERSEKVKANKYMLLEETILEGRGK, via the coding sequence ATGGCTAAAATGAGCGCTCCAGATGGGGTTGCCGTTTGGGTGAATGAAGACAGGTGTAAGGGTTGTGATATTTGCGTGTCGGTATGCCCTGCTGGGGTTCTTGGCATGGGGGTTGAAAAAGAAAGGGTGCTTGGAAAAGTGGCCAAAGTAGCCTATCCAGAGAGTTGTATTGGTTGCGTGCAATGCGAGTTGCACTGCCCGGATTTTGCGATTTATGTGGCTGACAGGAAGGATTTCAAATTCGCTAAAGTTTCTAAAGAAGCCCAAGAAAGAAGCGAAAAGGTTAAGGCCAATAAATACATGCTCTTAGAAGAGACTATTTTAGAAGGGAGAGGCAAGTAA